One Aphidius gifuensis isolate YNYX2018 linkage group LG5, ASM1490517v1, whole genome shotgun sequence genomic region harbors:
- the LOC122857414 gene encoding derlin-2 has product MAFRPLRQEYLQMPVVTRAYTTACVLTTIAVQLDLVSPFQLYFNPIVIVQQYQIWRLVTTFLYFGTFGFNFFFNIIFTYKYCRMLEEGSFRGKTADFVMMFIFGAVCMVFFAFFVNLLFLGHALTLMLVYVWSRRTPFVRMNFFGLLNFNAPLLPWVLLGFSVLIGNVIWVDLIGMAVGHMYYFAEDVFPNQRGGFRIIKTPNILKKLFDEHPEDPNYAPLPEDRPGGFAWGRGADAQ; this is encoded by the exons ATGGCATTTAGACCACTTAGACAAGAATATTTGCAAATGCCTGTTGTCACACGAGCTTATACAACTGCTTGtgtattaacaacaattgctgtg cAATTGGATCTTGTTTCGCCTTTTCAACTCTATTTCAATCCAATTGTCATTGTTCAACAATACCAG ATATGGAGACTCGtaacaacatttttatattttggaaCATTTggtttcaacttttttttcaacataatttttacatacaaaTATTGTAGAATGTTGGAAGAAGGAAGTTTCCGTGGTAAAACTGCTGATTTTGTTATGATGTTTATATTTGGAGCAGTATGTATGGTT ttttttgcattttttgtaaatttattatttttgggtCATGCACTGACTCTCATGTTGGTTTATGTTTGGTCAAGAAGAACACCATTTGTCAGAATGAATTTCtttggtttattaaatttcaac gcACCATTATTACCATGGGTTCTTCTTGGTTTTTCTGTACTTATTGGCAATGTAATATGGGTAGATTTAATTGGAATGGCTGTTGGtcatatgtattattttgcTGAAGATGTTTTTCCAAATCAAAGAGGAGGTTTTCGTATCATCAAAACACCAAATATcct taaaaaactttttgatgaGCATCCTGAGGATCCAAATTATGCTCCATTGCCAGAAGATAGACCTGGTGGCTTTGCTTGGGGTCGAGGTGCTGATgcacaataa
- the LOC122857411 gene encoding protein phosphatase PTC7 homolog: MQSIYWTGRLLTRTIWNGIANYSACADPGFVKSREASLVSAVCGFPKNFGHEKIKKGQFGDDAWFNAKFKSVEVIGVADGVGGWRHYGIDPGEFSSFLMRTCERLVTMGRFVPSEPAGLLAKSYYELLENKQPILGSSTACVIILNKETSSIYAANIGDSGFVIVRKGEVVHRSSEQQHYFNTPFQLSLPPPGHSGLVLSDSPESADTSSFGVEDGDVILLATDGVFDNVPDQLLVTEMQKVEGEKDPKKIQGVANTIAWMARSLAFDEAFMSPFAQSARQNGIDAIGGKPDDITVLLATVAI, encoded by the exons atGCAGTCAATTTATTGGACTGGTAGATTACTAACACGTACTATTTGGAATGGAATAGCAAATTATTCAGCTTGTGCTGATCCTGGTTTTGTTAAATCACGTGAAGCATCACTTGTATCAGCTGTTTGTGgttttccaaaaaattttggtcatgaaaaaataaaaaaaggacaaTTTGGTGATGATGCATGGTTCAATGCAAAATTTAAATCTGTTGAAGTCATtg gtgtTGCTGATGGTGTAGGTGGCTGGCGACATTATGGAATTGATCctggtgaattttcaagttttcttATGAGAACATGTGAACGTCTAGTCACAATGGGCAGATTTGTACCATCAGAACCAGCTGGTCTATTAGCTAAAAgttattatgaattattagaaaataaacaaCCAATTTTAG gtaGCAGTACTGcatgtgttattattttaaataaagaaacaaGTAGTATTTATGCTGCAAATATTGGTGATAGTGGTTTTGTAATTGTTAGAAAAGGTGAAGTTGTTCATCGTTCATCAGAACAACagcattattttaatacacCATTTCAATTGTCATTACCACCACCAGGACACTCTGGTTTAGTTTTAAGTGATAG tccAGAATCTGCTGATACATCAAGTTTTGGTGTTGAAGATGGTGATGTTATTCTTCTTGCAACAGATGGTGTATTTGATAATGTACCAGATCAATTACTAGTCACAGAAATGCAAAAAGTTGAAGGTGAAAAAgatccaaaaaaaatacaaggtGTTGCTAATACAATTGCATGGATGGCACGTAGTTTAGCATTTGATGAAGCTTTTATGTCACCATTTGCACAAAGTGCTAGACAAAATGGTATTGATGCCATTG gTGGGAAGCCAGATGATATTACGGTGCTATTAGCGACTGTggcaatttaa
- the LOC122857413 gene encoding INO80 complex subunit E, protein MLDEWYCRSIANNNADMEDDEDDSPDEEMPNYKDQYRNLKRKLKFLIYENECFQEALRSTQRKLLKVNRDKSFLLDRLLQYEKVDNSFSESDVTESSEDENPRIEPVKKKKLDNTLNHNNMNNSTSQIVSTMPITPTTTAITSTPQLPPPPTTTTTTAITTAIIPTIKPISTSKKKKITTPKQPKVQNINPPIQTNNISSMVTMMSDGHMTPEEVERHLESRQTYLELVPEKAPPTVPTEMFSNDPSLDSESNDIGELEASPSHLGDDCLSVDMMAE, encoded by the exons ATGTTAGACGAATGGTATTGTCGTTCAATAGCAAATAACAATGCAGATATGGAAGACGATGAGGATGACAGCCCTGATGAAGAAATGCCAAATTACAAAGATCAATAtcgtaatttaaaaagaaagcttaaatttttaatttat gaaaatGAATGTTTTCAAGAAGCATTACGTTCAACACaacgaaaattattaaaagtaaatcgtgataaaagttttttacttGATCGTTTATTACAATATGAAAAAGTTGATAATTCATTTAGTGAAAGTGATGTTACTGAATCATCAGAGGATGAAAATCCACGTATTGAACcagtgaaaaagaaaaaattagataatacattaaatcataataatatgaataatagtACATCACAAATTGTATCAACAATGCCAATAActccaacaacaacagcaataacatcaacaccacaattaccaccaccaccaacaacaacaacaacgacagcAATAACAACTGCAATAATACCAACAATAAAACCAATAAGTacaagtaaaaagaaaaaaataacaacaccaAAACAACCAAAAGTACAAAATATTAATCCACcaatacaaacaaataatattagttCAATGGTAACAATGATGTCTGATGGTCATATGACACCTGAAGAAGTTGAAAGACATTTAGAATCACGACAAACATATCTGGAACTTGTACCAGAAAAAGCACCACCAACAGTACCAACTGAAATGTTTAGTAATGATCCATCTCTTGATAGTGAATCAAATGATATTGGAGAACTTGAAGCATCACCAAGTCATTTAGGTGATGATTGTTTGAGTGTTGACATGATGGCTGAATAA
- the LOC122857401 gene encoding uncharacterized protein LOC122857401 isoform X1: protein MQVTYHYENNVSCLSKLKRKIHFIDMSLKLQILQILVPIIFVSLISANLIFDNVQESIDLQVRFHATIDTINFCFFDEPKYGIVLVGDSKDIDIQLLMDYGPVIELDKSVVDESDNNYKLQIFIVTIDLDLEANIKRLKKSSWWNHDGFYIIIDNGLSKSQKCKDAGDVLQIAWKMDILRVIFICTDGTNGQVMFYTFNPFTSRSLISWERVKHINNESTDPWTLYRQRYIPNSLKCTTIDHDKTLHLDGYGGVSAAFSGVYNDRNHEKLIRFLYEQLNVTLSYLTMNDSLGLEVEGTSTTLLGNLLANKSLDMRLRFKGMVYTKEIVFSSIAFQSSYTLISKNHGKKSMFDQIYELFGWRLILIMAFFSITTIIMFKISMSMDIDLAILEIIRMWGNASFLKKPTDLPSRIYLFGILLLALILCSVFQGKILGFQLNPNPEKNIDTVNDLLVEFKNYKIYGSKIVINFLDEELIKRSISVKSIKSCVKYVVNDSSSVCAGGWLKLQNEALKYSDLYVAKAPFVKLYGALPMRKNWPLANRVNTILTQYFEHQPFKFSFLYLRKDHDGFSDDPKPLKRQHFDFAFKFLILGLGIAFVIFIIELFQYKNTRLFI from the exons ATGCAG GTGACATATCACTATGAGAACAACGTCAGTTGTCTGTCGAAGCTGAAAAGGAAAATACACTTTATCGACATGTCATTGAAATTACAAATACTGCAGATACTTGTGCCCATAATTTTTGTATCATTGATTTctgcaaatttaatttttgacaatGTACAAGAGTCAATTGATTTACAAGTGCGTTTTCATGCTACCattgatacaattaatttctgtttttttgaTGAGCCAAAATATGGAATAGTTTTGGTTGGTGATTCCAAGGATATTGACATTCAGTTGCTGATGGATTATGGGCCAGTGATTGAACTTGACAAGTCAGTAGTTGACGAATcagataataattacaaattgcAAATTTTCATCGTGACAATTGACCTTGATCTTGAAGCTAATATTAAACGTTTGAAGAAATCATCATGGTGGAATCATGATgggttttatataattatcgaTAATGGTCTCTCAAAAAGTCAAAAGTGCAAAGATGCTGGAGATGTTTTGCAGATAGCTTGGAAGATGGATATTTTGCgggtaatatttatttgtactgATGGCACAAATGGTCAAGTGATGTTTTACACATTTAATCCATTTACAAGTCGTTCACTCATTTCTTGGGAAAGAGTCAAACACATCAACAATGAATCTACTGACCCATGGACACTCTACCGTCAACGGTACATTCCAA ACTCATTAAAATGTACAACCATTGATCATGATAAAACTCTGCATTTGGATGGTTATGGAGGAGTATCAGCAGCTTTTAGTGGCGTTTATAACGACAgaaatcatgaaaaattaattagattcTTGTATGAACAGCTAAATGTTACATTGTCATATTTAACAATGAACGATTCTTTAGGTCTCGAGGTTGAAGGAACATCGACTACTCTTCTTGGCAACCTGTTAGCGAATAAATCGCTAGACATGAGACTACGATTCAAAGGAATGGTTTACACAAAGGAAATTGTCTTTTCAAGCATAGCTTTTCAGAGCTCGTATACGTTAATTAGTAAAAATCACGGTAAAAAAAGCATGTTTGATCAAATTTACGAATTGTTTGGTTGGcgattgattttaattatggcatttttttccataacgactattataatgtttaaaatatcaatgagtATGGACATTGATCTTGcaattttagaaattattagAATGTGGGGAAATGCTAGTTtcttaaaaaaaccaacagaTTTACCatcaagaatttatttatttggtatcCTTTTATTAGCGCTCATTTTGTGCTCAGTTTTTCAAGGTAAAATTCTTGGTTTTCAATTGAATCCAAATCCAGAAAAAAACATAGACACCGTAAATGATTTACTTgtggaatttaaaaattacaaaatttatggatccaaaattgttattaattttttggatGAAGAGTTAATTAAACGGTCTATTTCTGTGAAAAGTATCAAATCTTGTGTAAAATATGTTGTCAATGATTCATCAAGTGTTTGTGCTGGTGGTTGGTTAAAATTGCAGAATGAGGCATTAAAGTATTCAGACTTGTATGTAGCAAAAGCACCATTTGTAAAATTGTATGGAGCTTTACCAATGCGAAAAAACTGGCCACTTGCAAATCGTGTCAATACAATTTTAACTCAATATTTTGAACATCAACCATTCAAATTTAGCTTTTTATACCTCAGAAAAGATCACGATGGATTCTCCGATGATCCAAAACCACTCAAGCGTCAGCATTTTGATTTTGCGTTTAAGTTTTTGATATTAGGATTGGGCattgcttttgttatttttattattgaattgtttcaatataaaaatacaagattatttatttaa
- the LOC122857401 gene encoding uncharacterized protein LOC122857401 isoform X2 — MSLKLQILQILVPIIFVSLISANLIFDNVQESIDLQVRFHATIDTINFCFFDEPKYGIVLVGDSKDIDIQLLMDYGPVIELDKSVVDESDNNYKLQIFIVTIDLDLEANIKRLKKSSWWNHDGFYIIIDNGLSKSQKCKDAGDVLQIAWKMDILRVIFICTDGTNGQVMFYTFNPFTSRSLISWERVKHINNESTDPWTLYRQRYIPNSLKCTTIDHDKTLHLDGYGGVSAAFSGVYNDRNHEKLIRFLYEQLNVTLSYLTMNDSLGLEVEGTSTTLLGNLLANKSLDMRLRFKGMVYTKEIVFSSIAFQSSYTLISKNHGKKSMFDQIYELFGWRLILIMAFFSITTIIMFKISMSMDIDLAILEIIRMWGNASFLKKPTDLPSRIYLFGILLLALILCSVFQGKILGFQLNPNPEKNIDTVNDLLVEFKNYKIYGSKIVINFLDEELIKRSISVKSIKSCVKYVVNDSSSVCAGGWLKLQNEALKYSDLYVAKAPFVKLYGALPMRKNWPLANRVNTILTQYFEHQPFKFSFLYLRKDHDGFSDDPKPLKRQHFDFAFKFLILGLGIAFVIFIIELFQYKNTRLFI; from the exons ATGTCATTGAAATTACAAATACTGCAGATACTTGTGCCCATAATTTTTGTATCATTGATTTctgcaaatttaatttttgacaatGTACAAGAGTCAATTGATTTACAAGTGCGTTTTCATGCTACCattgatacaattaatttctgtttttttgaTGAGCCAAAATATGGAATAGTTTTGGTTGGTGATTCCAAGGATATTGACATTCAGTTGCTGATGGATTATGGGCCAGTGATTGAACTTGACAAGTCAGTAGTTGACGAATcagataataattacaaattgcAAATTTTCATCGTGACAATTGACCTTGATCTTGAAGCTAATATTAAACGTTTGAAGAAATCATCATGGTGGAATCATGATgggttttatataattatcgaTAATGGTCTCTCAAAAAGTCAAAAGTGCAAAGATGCTGGAGATGTTTTGCAGATAGCTTGGAAGATGGATATTTTGCgggtaatatttatttgtactgATGGCACAAATGGTCAAGTGATGTTTTACACATTTAATCCATTTACAAGTCGTTCACTCATTTCTTGGGAAAGAGTCAAACACATCAACAATGAATCTACTGACCCATGGACACTCTACCGTCAACGGTACATTCCAA ACTCATTAAAATGTACAACCATTGATCATGATAAAACTCTGCATTTGGATGGTTATGGAGGAGTATCAGCAGCTTTTAGTGGCGTTTATAACGACAgaaatcatgaaaaattaattagattcTTGTATGAACAGCTAAATGTTACATTGTCATATTTAACAATGAACGATTCTTTAGGTCTCGAGGTTGAAGGAACATCGACTACTCTTCTTGGCAACCTGTTAGCGAATAAATCGCTAGACATGAGACTACGATTCAAAGGAATGGTTTACACAAAGGAAATTGTCTTTTCAAGCATAGCTTTTCAGAGCTCGTATACGTTAATTAGTAAAAATCACGGTAAAAAAAGCATGTTTGATCAAATTTACGAATTGTTTGGTTGGcgattgattttaattatggcatttttttccataacgactattataatgtttaaaatatcaatgagtATGGACATTGATCTTGcaattttagaaattattagAATGTGGGGAAATGCTAGTTtcttaaaaaaaccaacagaTTTACCatcaagaatttatttatttggtatcCTTTTATTAGCGCTCATTTTGTGCTCAGTTTTTCAAGGTAAAATTCTTGGTTTTCAATTGAATCCAAATCCAGAAAAAAACATAGACACCGTAAATGATTTACTTgtggaatttaaaaattacaaaatttatggatccaaaattgttattaattttttggatGAAGAGTTAATTAAACGGTCTATTTCTGTGAAAAGTATCAAATCTTGTGTAAAATATGTTGTCAATGATTCATCAAGTGTTTGTGCTGGTGGTTGGTTAAAATTGCAGAATGAGGCATTAAAGTATTCAGACTTGTATGTAGCAAAAGCACCATTTGTAAAATTGTATGGAGCTTTACCAATGCGAAAAAACTGGCCACTTGCAAATCGTGTCAATACAATTTTAACTCAATATTTTGAACATCAACCATTCAAATTTAGCTTTTTATACCTCAGAAAAGATCACGATGGATTCTCCGATGATCCAAAACCACTCAAGCGTCAGCATTTTGATTTTGCGTTTAAGTTTTTGATATTAGGATTGGGCattgcttttgttatttttattattgaattgtttcaatataaaaatacaagattatttatttaa
- the LOC122856309 gene encoding odorant receptor 9a-like encodes EKKKLKAYVAFSGMIKKLMLLAGLWPVKNPTLFYSIKPLIALSIALCSAIVITNFTIVNIKNIAVMTKGLSLATSFYTTSLKIICFAWNRKDAMVLHKTLANYYNDYLNNKNLKNIVLTGLSDVRRLSITFSILVFLSILTCAFRPIISILIQLVHNDNDTILLTPAMPAKYPWNSTDNGQLIYWITYLFECSAAVCLFVVTCSVDSLFLFYVFQMSGHLRVMSCQLNFHEENINQNNKIIRECVIKYGDLIKCRDILQKIYGPIILWMIISSALVICALIFQMAELEKVTVGEVLLFTGYSGSKLLQTYMYASSGSALTSESENFLDAVYQSNWVGKNRKSFQTSILILLTQKPIVIIACKYFSVSIDMFVMVLNKTLSYFLILQKITEKLEKK; translated from the exons gaaaaaaaaaaattaaaagcttaCGTAGCTTTTTCtggaatgataaaaaaattaatgctcCTAGCTGGACTATGGCCAGTTAAAAATCCAACTTTATTTTACAGTATTAAACCACTCATTGCACTTTCAATAGCACTATGTTCAGCCATagttattacaaattttacaatagttaatataaaaaatattgctgtcATGACAAAAGGATTAAGTTTGGCAACAAGTTTTTACACAACATCattaaag ataATTTGTTTTGCTTGGAATCGTAAAGATGCAATGGTATTACATAAAACTCTtgctaattattataatgattatcttaataataaaaatttaaaaaacatagtACTCACTGGATTAAGTGATGTTCGTCGTTTGTCGATAACATTTtcaattcttgtttttttaagtatacTAACATGTGCATTCAGaccaataatttcaatattgatACAACTAGtacataatgataatgatacaaTACTATTAACGCCTGCAATGCCAGCAAAATATCCATGGAATTCAACAGATAAtggacaattaatttattggatTACCTATTTATTCGAATGTTCAGCTGcagtttgtttgtttgttgtaACATGTAGTgttgattcattatttttattttatgtttttcaaatGTCTGGACATCTTCGTGTCATGTcatgtcaattaaattttcatgaggaaaatattaatcaaaataataaaattatacgtgagtgtgttattaaatatggagatttaattaaatgtcgtgatattttacaaaaaatttatggacCAATTATATTGTGGATGATAATATCAAGTGCGCTAGTTATTTGTGCTTTGATATTTCAAATGGCTGAG TTGGAAAAAGTAACTGTTGGAGAAGTCTTACTGTTTACAGGTTACAGTGGATCAAAGTTATTGCAAACTTATATGTACGCATCGTCTGGTTCTGCGTTAACTTCAgaa AGTGAAAATTTCTTGGACGCCGTTTATCAATCGAATTGGGTTGGAAAAAATCGTAAAAGTTTTCAGACATCAATTCTCATACTTTTAACACAAAAACCAATAGTAATAATtgcatgtaaatatttttctgtatcAATCGACATGTTTGTCatg GTTCTCAATAAAACTCTgtcttattttttgatattacaaaaaatcacTGAGaaactggaaaaaaaataa